The Pseudomonadota bacterium genomic sequence CGATTATAACCGCACCAAGAAGGATAAAGCTGACCCCCTGGGAGACGTAGCCCGAGAGAGGGCCTGAGAATATCAGTGCAGCGAATGCCGTCGACGTGATAACAGTAAGGATTCCCGATATAAAACCAGCCGTCAGGATAGCAGGATATTTTTGTAGGAAAGAGGGGTTTCTCCCACAGGCAGGCGGAACCATGCGGCTGCAGGATAGCGGTTCAGATTCAGATGTGCATGGGAATGACATTCACTAAATGATAACGGTACGTTAGCAAAGTGTCAAGAGGAATCGGGGAGCCGGAAAATAGACATACACTTTCATACAATCGGAGAAAATAGGATTAACACTCCATAAAATAATATTATTTCTCCACATTTTCCGCTAAACACTTTAAGTCAGGTACTGTATTCGTGTATTATTACACGGAGAATCCGGGTGATTTGTTGAGGCAAATTGGTTGTTACAAAAACAGCTTCAGTACAACATGCATGATCGATTTGATACCTTGGAAGTTGATATTAAGGCAAAAAAATAATAAAATAAAGCACATGCAATTTATTGCTCAGGAGAGTGTTTATGAATAATACAAAGAATCAGGGAAGAATTATGATAATCGGTGCCGGAGGCGTTGCCGCCGTTGCAATGCACAAATGCGCACAGATTCCTGAAGTCTTCAAGGAAATAATGGTTGCAAGCAGGACACTCTCAAAATGCGAGGCTATCAGAAGGGATATCAACAAGAGGTACGGCAGGGACATTCAAATAGCGCAGGTAAATGCCGACAACGTGCAAGAGCTTGCCGCTCTGATAAACAGATTTCAACCGGACCTTGTACTTAATCTCGCCCTTCCCTACCAGGATCTGCACATTATGGATGCCTGTCTGGAAACAGGGGTACATTACATAGACACCGCAAATTATGAACCTCTCGATGAAGCCCACTTTGAATATAGTTGGCAATGGGCCTATCAGGAAAGATTTAAAGAAAAGGGGGTCATGGCAGTTCTCGGTTCAGGATTCGATCCCGGTGTAACGAATATCTTCACAGCCTATGCGCAAAAGCATCTCTTCGACGAGATCAATTATCTGGACATACTGGATTGCAATGCCGGAACACATGGCCATATCTTTGCCACAAACTTCAATCCTGAGATCAATATAAGAGAAGTAACACAGGTAGTAAGACATTGGGAAGGCGGGAAATGGATTGATACGCCTGCCATCATCGAAGAAGGCAGCGTGCATTTCAGTTTTGATTATCCAATTGCAGGGGCAAAGGAGAGCTATCTTCTCTACCATGAAGAGCTGGAATCGCTGGTCCTCAATATCAAAGGGCTGAAGCGTGCCCGGTTCTGGATGACCTTCTCCGAAAATTACCTGAACCATTTAAGGGTGCTTCAGAACGTGGGCATGACGCGCATAGACGAAGTCGACTTCGAGGGACAGAAGATCGTACCCATAAAATTTCTCAAGGCCCTGCTTCCTGAACCTGCATCCCTTGGGACGGGATATACAGGGAAGACGGTTATCGGCAACATTATGACCGGGAAAAAGGACGGGAAGACCATTACCAGGTACATTTACAATGTCTGTGACCATGAAGATGCCTTTAAGGAGACGGGAACACAGGCGATTGCCTATACGACGGGCGTACCTGCCATGATCGGGGCCATGATGGTACTCACAGGGGTATGGCAAGGGACCGGGGTATATAACATAGAGCAGCTCGATCCCGACAAATTCATGGAGGCGCTGAACAAATACGGTCTGCCCTGGCAGGTTGTTGAGCACACACCGCTTCCAGACAAGGTATGAAGCATAACTTATGACTGTTGATAAACAAATTGAAGAGATAATCCAGGCAATTAAGGCGAAAGATAAATCCGCTGCAAGCCGATATCATGCTTTATCCGGCAATGAGAGAAGGAAAGTGCTTGAAGCTCTAAACGCTGACGGTCTCAGGTCATTGACGGATTTGATCAAAGATGCCAAAGAAAGAAGCTTTACTGCGGCAGAAAAAAGATTCCTCGAAATCGCTGCCGGTGCTATAGCAACTCCTGTATATCTCCTTGATGAAACCCTCATAGAAGAAAACATGCGGACATTGCAGTATGTAAAAGACCGCACTGGCTGCAAGATATTGCATGCCTTGAAATCATACGCATCATTCGCAACCTTTCCCATGATGAGCAGATATCTGGACGGAATCTGTGCCAGCGGTCTCAATGAAGCCAGACTTGGCCATGAAGAATTCAAGAAAGAGGTGCACACCTTCGGGACAGCATATAAAGAAAAAGAGATCCGACAGATATTGAAGTATTCCGACTCCATCATATTCAATTCATTTTATCAGCTTGAGAAATATGGGAAAATAGCCCGGAAAAAGGGCGTTGAAACAGGCTTGAGGGTGAATCCGGGACATGCCGAGGTTGCAACAGAAATGTACAATCCGTGTGCCGGCTATTCGAGGCTTGGCATAGTTCATGATACGTTCAGCGAGCTATTCCCGAAGTACAGGGAACTGGTTGACGGACTGCACTTCCATGCCATGTGTGAGCAGAATTCAGACGTCCTTGAAAGAATTCTAAAATCATTCGAAAAGCTCTACGGGCAATACATTAAGGGGTTGAAATGGGTGAATTTCGGGGGCGGGCACCACATAACCCGTGACGATTATGACATAGAGCGCCTTATCAATATTATAAACAAATTCAAGAAAAATTACGGGGTACAGGTGTATCTCGAACCCGGCGAAGCCAGCGTACTGAATGCAGGGGTTTTGATCTCCTCTGTACTGGATATTGTAAAAAACAAGATGGAGATCGCGATAATGGACGCATCGGTGGAAGCACATATGCCCGATGTGCTGCTTATGCCCTACAGGCCCCACATAATGGGATCAGCCCGGCCGGATGAGAAGAAATATACCTGTAGAATCGCCGGGCCAAGCTGTCTTGCCGGGGACATAGCGGGCGATTATTCCTTTGATGAGCCCTTAAAAAGGGGAGATAAACTTGTTTTTACAGACATGGCTCTATACAGCATCGTGAAGAGCACTACTTTTAACGGCATAAACCTCCCGGATATCGCAGTGATAAGAGCTGGGGGGAAGGTAGAGATAGTGAAGAGATTCGGCTATAAGGATTACAGGGGCAGGCAATCATAATTCCCGGCGTACCAATTTGCCTTAACTCAATGTAACTTTATCACCATCAAGCCCGCACAATTCTCAATTTAGTTTAAAATAAGTTATCGAAGTAACAAAGGGTCAATTAGCGCACGCACAGAAAAATGAAAATCGCTGTAAAATGAATGGGCCGTGGAGGATTCGAACCTCCGACCAATTGATTAAGAGTAGTATGGTGTTGTACATTAATATTAATCATTATCATTAGTTACAATTGTGTGGTTGCGTTTTGGTTGCGCATAAACATATATGCCAATTTCACAGGAGTAATAAAGAAACATGCGAGAAACTTGTCTACGCCTTCCATCGTGGAAACCGTATATTGTCCATAAATTGATACTACACCAGATTATATACAGTATTAGAACTCTAATGAGAGCGGCTTCGTTTTCATAGGCATTTTGTAAGTTACTTTTATCATCAATTCGGTTTTTCTCCTGCCATGAAATGTTTCAAATCGTTATTGTTAAGTTTGTTTTAAACAGCATATACAATATCGGCAGAGATATTTTATCTAATAAGCAAATTGTAAAATACAAATCCTTTGCTTACTTTTCGGCATTGAGCATGGAATCGATCTTGGCAATGATCTTTTCAACGCTCGTGCTCTTGGAGGCCATATGGCGTCCACCTATGAATCCTCCAGTAGCATCCATTTCCTCTTTTGTAACCAGTGATGAAAGAAAAAGGAGCGGGATACTCTTCGTTGCATCTGTCTTTTTTAATAAATTTGCCACATCTGCCCCGTCTACAAAGGGCATTTTTATGTCCGTCACAATAAGGTCAGGGCCAATCTCCTGTGCCAATGCAACAACGCGGCTTCCATCCGTTGTGATAACAATTTCGAACCTGCCGGTCTTTTCGAGTTTTAGCTTAAACGCATCCAGAATGGTATCATCATCATCAACCCATAGAATTTTTTTCATCTCTGACATATGTTTTCTCCTTTCCCGCACGCTGTGCGAGCTATTTTCTCTTTGATGCCATTGCTACAAAGTGTCCTTTTTGTACTCAATCCTGAGATTCGTAAAGTAATCCTTCAATCGTACAAGATGCCCTAAGGCCTTGTCTGTGTTCCCATCCTTGACCGAATTTTCAATATCTGCGCACACCCCGCTCAAAACAGCAAAGCAATAAATACTGAAACTCCCCTTCAATTTGTGCGCAATTGCTTTCGTGGCATCAAAATCATTATTGTGGAGTGACTCCTGCAATGCCGATATATTGATGTCCATCTTCTTTAGGAATGATGGTATGAGTTCCTCAAGATCAGGGTCTATTATGGCAAGGTAATCGAGCTTTTCTTCAGGATGGGAACTCTGATTTTCCGACACCTGGGGAGGCAATCCGGTAAAAAAATCAAGAGGTGTATTATTTGCTTCGGCTGATTGCCGCACGATTCTGAGAAGATCCTCTCGTTTAGCAGGTTTTATAAGGTAGCCTGTAAAACCAGCCTCTGCACATCTCTGCTTTGCTGCGTCATCGTCATGACCTGAAAGGGCTATGACCGGAACGGGCCTTATTTTTTCCGATTCTTCCCATTCACGGATGGCACGGACGGCTTCAATGCCGTTCATAACTGGCATCTCCACATCCATAAAAATAACATCATATATTGATTCACGATGTTTTTCATAGGCGTCCCTGCCGTTTTCCGCACAATCTAAGATAAACTTCGGATAAGTAAGGTGTTTTTCCAGTATCTTCAGGTTAAAAGATTCGTCATCGACAAGGAGGATTTTCTGGTCGTGGATATACTCCAGGCCAGATAACAATTTTTCTTTTTGCTGTTCCCTACTGTCAAGCGTTTTATCATCACGGACATCTACCTTAGCGGCAAGAGGCAACATGATTGTTATCGTTGTCCCTTCATGTTCGGAGGTCTCCATCGCAATTGAGCCGCCTTGCGTCTCTGCGATGAGCTTTGCCGAGTAGGTTCCCAGGCCCGTCCCCCCGCTTTTACCTGCTGTTGCATATTTCTCAAAAAATGTTGAACGGATTTTTTCCGGTACGACGCCACTGTTGTGGATACTTATATGCCCCTCCTGACCGGCTGATGCGAGGGCGACGGAGACGGCTTCTCTCTGTGGCGATGCTTCAATGGCGTTTTTTATGAGATTTGAAAACATGGAATAGCAAAGGAGCTCTTCTCCCTGTAAAAAAAACCTTTCATACTCCTGTATCGGATAACCTTGAAGAGTTATTTCAAGACTTATACTTTTTGATGCTGCAATTCCTCTGTTCTCTGAAAAAATCTTACTAATTATCTTTACAACATCCACAGAGGCAGGCTCAAATTGATACATTCCTCTCTCCATCTTGAAGAGGTCAAGTGAAAGGTTGATCATCCGCAGCATCCTGTATCCTGATTCTTCGATAGCCCGAAGATGTTCTGCACTTTCACCGGCAGCCAGTCTTTCCTGAAGAATAATTTGCGGCAGACTTATGATGCTGTTCAGGGGTGCTTTAAGGTCATGGCGGACAATATTTTCAACGTCCTCACGGAGGCGTGCTGCTTCACGCAATTCTTCATTCTGCCTTGCTAATATTTCCCTTGCTTCTTTAAGGGCAAGATGCGTTCTAACCCTTGCTTTTACCAGAGGGGGACTGACGGGCTTGGTGATATAATCTACTCCCCCAAGTTCAAAACCTTTGAGTTCATCCTCCACTTCACTCTTGGCTGTCACAAAGATAATCGGTATATCTCTGGTTTTAATATCCGCTTTCAGCTTTGCACAGGCTTCATATCCGTCCATAACGGGCATCATAACGTCAAGGAGAATCAGATCGGGAACAGGATCTTTTGCGGCGAGACGCAGGGCCTTTTCCCCGTTTGTTGCCACAATTGTTGTATACTCGTCTTTCAGCACCTCAACGAGTATCTGGATGTTTGCAGGTGTATCATCCACAACAAGGATTGTCTTTCGTTCCTTCACGTCAATCATGAGTTATTCTTACACCTTTTTTTCTTCCTCAATGGCAATCTTTAAAAACTGGGCCTTTTCTTCAATATCTTTGTCCGTATCCTTGAAGTGTTCCGCTACAACCCGGAATTCTTCGGCATTTTCCACAAAAGCATCCGTTACATCAGGGTCAAAATGGATGCCCCAGCCTTCTTTTATGATTTCAACAGCCTTTTCATGGG encodes the following:
- a CDS encoding saccharopine dehydrogenase family protein, encoding MNNTKNQGRIMIIGAGGVAAVAMHKCAQIPEVFKEIMVASRTLSKCEAIRRDINKRYGRDIQIAQVNADNVQELAALINRFQPDLVLNLALPYQDLHIMDACLETGVHYIDTANYEPLDEAHFEYSWQWAYQERFKEKGVMAVLGSGFDPGVTNIFTAYAQKHLFDEINYLDILDCNAGTHGHIFATNFNPEINIREVTQVVRHWEGGKWIDTPAIIEEGSVHFSFDYPIAGAKESYLLYHEELESLVLNIKGLKRARFWMTFSENYLNHLRVLQNVGMTRIDEVDFEGQKIVPIKFLKALLPEPASLGTGYTGKTVIGNIMTGKKDGKTITRYIYNVCDHEDAFKETGTQAIAYTTGVPAMIGAMMVLTGVWQGTGVYNIEQLDPDKFMEALNKYGLPWQVVEHTPLPDKV
- a CDS encoding response regulator, whose protein sequence is MIDVKERKTILVVDDTPANIQILVEVLKDEYTTIVATNGEKALRLAAKDPVPDLILLDVMMPVMDGYEACAKLKADIKTRDIPIIFVTAKSEVEDELKGFELGGVDYITKPVSPPLVKARVRTHLALKEAREILARQNEELREAARLREDVENIVRHDLKAPLNSIISLPQIILQERLAAGESAEHLRAIEESGYRMLRMINLSLDLFKMERGMYQFEPASVDVVKIISKIFSENRGIAASKSISLEITLQGYPIQEYERFFLQGEELLCYSMFSNLIKNAIEASPQREAVSVALASAGQEGHISIHNSGVVPEKIRSTFFEKYATAGKSGGTGLGTYSAKLIAETQGGSIAMETSEHEGTTITIMLPLAAKVDVRDDKTLDSREQQKEKLLSGLEYIHDQKILLVDDESFNLKILEKHLTYPKFILDCAENGRDAYEKHRESIYDVIFMDVEMPVMNGIEAVRAIREWEESEKIRPVPVIALSGHDDDAAKQRCAEAGFTGYLIKPAKREDLLRIVRQSAEANNTPLDFFTGLPPQVSENQSSHPEEKLDYLAIIDPDLEELIPSFLKKMDINISALQESLHNNDFDATKAIAHKLKGSFSIYCFAVLSGVCADIENSVKDGNTDKALGHLVRLKDYFTNLRIEYKKDTL
- the nspC gene encoding carboxynorspermidine decarboxylase → MATPVYLLDETLIEENMRTLQYVKDRTGCKILHALKSYASFATFPMMSRYLDGICASGLNEARLGHEEFKKEVHTFGTAYKEKEIRQILKYSDSIIFNSFYQLEKYGKIARKKGVETGLRVNPGHAEVATEMYNPCAGYSRLGIVHDTFSELFPKYRELVDGLHFHAMCEQNSDVLERILKSFEKLYGQYIKGLKWVNFGGGHHITRDDYDIERLINIINKFKKNYGVQVYLEPGEASVLNAGVLISSVLDIVKNKMEIAIMDASVEAHMPDVLLMPYRPHIMGSARPDEKKYTCRIAGPSCLAGDIAGDYSFDEPLKRGDKLVFTDMALYSIVKSTTFNGINLPDIAVIRAGGKVEIVKRFGYKDYRGRQS
- a CDS encoding response regulator, whose protein sequence is MSEMKKILWVDDDDTILDAFKLKLEKTGRFEIVITTDGSRVVALAQEIGPDLIVTDIKMPFVDGADVANLLKKTDATKSIPLLFLSSLVTKEEMDATGGFIGGRHMASKSTSVEKIIAKIDSMLNAEK